A region from the Triticum aestivum cultivar Chinese Spring chromosome 3D, IWGSC CS RefSeq v2.1, whole genome shotgun sequence genome encodes:
- the LOC123080069 gene encoding ABC transporter I family member 11, chloroplastic isoform X2, with protein MLAVANVAFPPVFSPRPFKMTRRFSWRYRAERVSAGYSQLEVRKVSYRPPGTEQNLLNETSLSLREKSFGLIFGRSGSGKTTLLQLLAGLSEPTSGSICIQKYDDSGNPIGLSEVLASQRVGIVFQFPERYFLSDTILEEVTFGWPRQKADILLREQLTLKLQKAINSVGLSAISLDKDPQSLSGGFKRRLALAIQLVQTPDLLLLDEPLAGLDWKARADVVNLLKDLKKDHTILVVSHDLRELYPLVDRSWRMEMGGVLKEEPLPV; from the exons ATGCTCGCTGTGGCCAATGTCGCTTTCCCTCCCGTGTTTTCGCCTCGTCCGTTCAAGATGACAAG GAGGTTTTCTTGGAGATATCGAGCAGAACGGGTGTCAGCTGGGTACTCCCAGTTGGAG GTTAGAAAAGTCAGCTACCGACCTCCTGGAACTGAGCAAAACTTATTGAATGAGACTAGTCTCTCTCTTCGGGAGAAAAG TTTTGGTTTGATATTTGGACGGAGTGGGAGCGGAAAGACCACTCTTTTACAG CTTTTGGCCGGTCTGTCAGAACCTACATCTGGTTCAATTTGCATTCAGAAGTATGATGATAGTGGAAATCCAATTGGTCTGTCGGAAGTGTTAGCTTCTCAAAGAGTTGGTATTGTATTTCAGTTTCCTGAGAG GTACTTCTTATCAGATACTATACTTGAAGAAGTTACTTTTGGATGGCCAAGGCAAAAGGCAGACATTCTTTTAAGGGAGCAACTCACTTTAAAACTTCAGAAAGCTATTAACTCT GTTGGTCTAAGTGCCATTTCATTGGATAAGGATCCACAGTCTCTCAGTGGTGGGTTTAAGCGGCGACTTGCTTTGGCAATTCAGCTG GTTCAAACTCCTGATTTATTGTTGCTTGATGAGCCCCTCGCTGGTCTTG ATTGGAAAGCTCGGGCTGATGTTGTGAATCTCCTAAAGGACCTAAAGAAAGACCACACGATACTGGTTGTGAGTCATGATCTAAG AGAACTATACCCGCTGGTGGACCGCTCGTGGAGAATGGAGATGGGGGGAGTTTTGAAGGAGGAACCTTTACCTGTATAG
- the LOC123080069 gene encoding ABC transporter I family member 11, chloroplastic isoform X1 — MLAVANVAFPPVFSPRPFKMTRRFSWRYRAERVSAGYSQLEVNFFLAPLVVRKVSYRPPGTEQNLLNETSLSLREKSFGLIFGRSGSGKTTLLQLLAGLSEPTSGSICIQKYDDSGNPIGLSEVLASQRVGIVFQFPERYFLSDTILEEVTFGWPRQKADILLREQLTLKLQKAINSVGLSAISLDKDPQSLSGGFKRRLALAIQLVQTPDLLLLDEPLAGLDWKARADVVNLLKDLKKDHTILVVSHDLRELYPLVDRSWRMEMGGVLKEEPLPV; from the exons ATGCTCGCTGTGGCCAATGTCGCTTTCCCTCCCGTGTTTTCGCCTCGTCCGTTCAAGATGACAAG GAGGTTTTCTTGGAGATATCGAGCAGAACGGGTGTCAGCTGGGTACTCCCAGTTGGAGGTGAACTTTTTCCTTGCCCCTCTTGTG GTTAGAAAAGTCAGCTACCGACCTCCTGGAACTGAGCAAAACTTATTGAATGAGACTAGTCTCTCTCTTCGGGAGAAAAG TTTTGGTTTGATATTTGGACGGAGTGGGAGCGGAAAGACCACTCTTTTACAG CTTTTGGCCGGTCTGTCAGAACCTACATCTGGTTCAATTTGCATTCAGAAGTATGATGATAGTGGAAATCCAATTGGTCTGTCGGAAGTGTTAGCTTCTCAAAGAGTTGGTATTGTATTTCAGTTTCCTGAGAG GTACTTCTTATCAGATACTATACTTGAAGAAGTTACTTTTGGATGGCCAAGGCAAAAGGCAGACATTCTTTTAAGGGAGCAACTCACTTTAAAACTTCAGAAAGCTATTAACTCT GTTGGTCTAAGTGCCATTTCATTGGATAAGGATCCACAGTCTCTCAGTGGTGGGTTTAAGCGGCGACTTGCTTTGGCAATTCAGCTG GTTCAAACTCCTGATTTATTGTTGCTTGATGAGCCCCTCGCTGGTCTTG ATTGGAAAGCTCGGGCTGATGTTGTGAATCTCCTAAAGGACCTAAAGAAAGACCACACGATACTGGTTGTGAGTCATGATCTAAG AGAACTATACCCGCTGGTGGACCGCTCGTGGAGAATGGAGATGGGGGGAGTTTTGAAGGAGGAACCTTTACCTGTATAG